A single window of Nitrospinota bacterium DNA harbors:
- a CDS encoding response regulator: MIDRGERSKAAVILLAEDNPADQELTRRAFAEYKLKNELHIVNDGAEAMDFLKKRGKYPANSTPRPDIILLDINMPKMDGIQALKEIKSDNSLKLIPVVMLTTSSHERDVVSSYNLGANAFITKPVDFNMFVQALWEVNEFWLVVVTLPPGKAP, translated from the coding sequence ATGATCGATAGAGGCGAGAGAAGCAAGGCCGCTGTGATATTGCTGGCGGAGGACAATCCGGCGGACCAGGAGTTGACGCGGCGGGCTTTCGCCGAATACAAGCTGAAAAACGAGCTGCATATCGTCAACGACGGGGCGGAAGCGATGGATTTCCTTAAGAAACGCGGGAAATACCCGGCAAACTCCACTCCCCGGCCGGACATAATCCTGCTGGACATAAACATGCCGAAAATGGACGGCATCCAGGCATTAAAGGAAATAAAGAGCGACAACTCCCTCAAGCTCATTCCTGTGGTCATGCTCACCACTTCCAGCCATGAGCGTGATGTGGTGAGCTCCTACAATCTTGGGGCGAACGCGTTCATCACAAAGCCGGTGGACTTTAACATGTTCGTCCAGGCATTGTGGGAAGTGAATGAATTCTGGCTGGTGGTGGTCACCCTGCCGCCGGGAAAGGCGCCATAA
- a CDS encoding hybrid sensor histidine kinase/response regulator, with product MSPAQVIPRNVLIVDDEKEIALLLQKILDKGGHKASIHDDAMAAIETLKKGGWDLLITDLRMPGISGLELIKIVREFNKELDIIVITGYGTMEILIEAIRYGASDFILKPVDRDQFLHSVNRVFERKTLSENLIARTQQLLQAEKMATVGLLSTGIAHEINNPTTFIRTNLQLMAEYIKRLKPRMADLANAANADSLRNIILNEFPEMIEEALKGTDRIQKIVAGIKHYAHMGEDSFTERVDIRDVITQAINLVRAKLRKNVQISENYLNIREIKGHFSKLEQVFVNLLINASDAINDKMIKMRSSGDNNYQGLIDVSATVIEGDETEGGRTPDYLILTFYDNGGGISDAKLTRIFDPFFTTKPVGVGTGLGLYICYEIIKQHGGEITVQSEEGEGTAFIIKLPVEGNKKF from the coding sequence ATGAGCCCTGCGCAAGTCATTCCGCGCAACGTCCTTATCGTGGACGACGAAAAGGAGATTGCGCTCCTTTTGCAGAAAATACTGGACAAGGGGGGGCACAAGGCATCGATCCACGATGACGCGATGGCCGCCATCGAGACGCTGAAAAAAGGGGGGTGGGACCTTTTAATCACAGACCTTCGGATGCCCGGGATAAGCGGGCTTGAACTTATCAAGATAGTCCGGGAGTTCAACAAGGAGCTGGACATAATCGTCATCACCGGGTACGGCACGATGGAGATCCTCATCGAGGCCATCAGGTATGGCGCCAGCGATTTTATCCTCAAGCCCGTGGACAGGGACCAGTTCCTGCACTCCGTGAACAGGGTATTCGAGCGCAAGACCCTTTCGGAGAACCTGATAGCCCGCACACAGCAACTGCTCCAGGCGGAAAAAATGGCCACCGTGGGCCTTTTGAGCACCGGCATCGCCCATGAGATAAACAACCCGACCACATTCATCCGCACGAACCTGCAGCTTATGGCCGAGTACATAAAAAGGCTCAAGCCGAGGATGGCAGACCTTGCCAACGCCGCCAACGCCGATTCGCTGCGCAACATCATCCTCAACGAATTCCCGGAGATGATCGAGGAGGCGCTAAAAGGGACGGACCGGATTCAGAAAATAGTGGCCGGGATAAAGCACTACGCCCATATGGGGGAGGACAGCTTCACCGAACGGGTGGACATACGCGACGTGATAACCCAGGCCATCAACCTTGTGCGCGCCAAGCTTCGCAAGAACGTCCAGATCAGCGAGAACTACCTTAATATAAGGGAGATAAAGGGGCATTTTTCCAAGCTGGAGCAGGTGTTCGTCAACCTGCTGATCAACGCCTCCGACGCGATCAACGACAAGATGATAAAGATGCGGTCATCCGGGGACAACAATTACCAGGGTCTGATAGACGTTTCCGCCACGGTGATCGAGGGGGACGAGACGGAAGGGGGAAGGACTCCCGACTATTTGATCCTCACTTTTTACGACAACGGCGGCGGCATATCGGACGCGAAGCTGACAAGGATATTCGATCCGTTCTTCACCACCAAACCGGTGGGAGTCGGCACCGGGTTGGGGCTTTATATCTGCTACGAGATCATCAAGCAGCACGGGGGCGAGATCACCGTTCAAAGCGAGGAAGGCGAAGGGACCGCCTTTATAATCAAGCTGCCGGTGGAAGGAAACAAAAAATTCTAG
- a CDS encoding histidine kinase, translated as MNGEQTYLIKWARRPVESRDRQFYLAALPLTVCIVGLAPHLVQFLFFPGAEVGILRLSFQVAVGAVMIGFICYGLTRFLSSLRWWGPDRWKWPLVKHLLLLWIPAALLVDAPMRISELSMIGPAFDYSAIAPYILGVSMGRAFLFAGGIVFYERLIGAALEAADQRQRALWLETQTLKNLIQPHFLLNSLNAVRAYIEDSPKTAENMLLNLTSLLRRVITYSSMERITVKEEMDIIEDYVAVMNQRFEGDFTLRIDGMRDVAIRMPPLILFTLVENSFKHGFAGKKSGEVRVTMEAVDRIKFTVNDDGSPPEAGDETGGAGGRYVRSRLELAYGTGFQFSHGRKDDGHYEAVIEIPWEKA; from the coding sequence ATGAACGGCGAACAGACTTATCTAATAAAATGGGCCAGGCGCCCCGTGGAGTCCCGGGACAGGCAGTTTTACCTGGCAGCCCTTCCCCTCACGGTCTGTATTGTGGGGCTGGCGCCGCATCTGGTGCAGTTCCTTTTTTTCCCCGGCGCCGAAGTGGGGATACTGCGCCTTTCCTTCCAGGTGGCTGTGGGGGCGGTGATGATCGGCTTTATCTGCTATGGGCTCACCCGGTTCCTTTCCAGCCTGCGATGGTGGGGGCCGGACAGGTGGAAATGGCCCCTGGTCAAGCATCTGCTCCTTTTGTGGATCCCCGCCGCGCTTTTAGTGGACGCGCCCATGAGGATTTCGGAGCTTTCCATGATCGGGCCGGCCTTTGATTATTCTGCCATCGCGCCGTATATCCTCGGCGTGTCCATGGGGAGGGCTTTCCTTTTCGCCGGGGGGATAGTGTTCTACGAGCGGCTGATCGGCGCCGCCCTGGAAGCGGCGGACCAGCGCCAGCGCGCCCTGTGGCTGGAGACACAGACCCTGAAAAACCTTATCCAGCCCCATTTCCTGCTCAACAGCCTCAACGCCGTGCGGGCCTATATCGAGGACTCCCCGAAGACCGCCGAGAACATGCTGCTAAACCTCACGTCGCTTTTGCGCAGGGTCATCACCTACTCGTCAATGGAAAGGATCACCGTCAAGGAGGAGATGGACATAATAGAGGACTATGTGGCGGTGATGAACCAGCGGTTCGAGGGGGACTTCACCTTGCGGATTGACGGCATGCGGGACGTGGCCATACGCATGCCGCCGCTGATCCTTTTCACGCTGGTGGAAAACTCCTTCAAGCACGGCTTTGCCGGAAAAAAGAGCGGCGAAGTGCGCGTGACGATGGAGGCGGTGGACAGGATAAAGTTCACCGTCAATGACGACGGTTCCCCTCCCGAGGCGGGAGATGAGACCGGCGGCGCCGGGGGACGCTATGTGCGCTCCCGGCTTGAACTTGCGTACGGGACCGGCTTTCAATTCAGCCATGGCAGGAAGGACGACGGCCATTACGAGGCGGTCATAGAAATCCCCTGGGAGAAGGCATGA
- the xerD gene encoding site-specific tyrosine recombinase XerD, producing the protein MNDAETLLDGYITHLALERNRSRNTLEAYNRDLKRFLAQIGYTGPDSLNRMAPPDVVAYMKSLRDSGMSASSTARNLAAIKGLYRYMLKLGLLSSNPSEAIQAPRLWKTLPDVLSLAEVEKLLEAPKPATPEGVRDGAMLETMYATGLRVSELVGLKLNDVNFEMGYLSTIGKGSKERVTPMGEVALEKIKEYRRSARPRLAMLHGKQIEALFITRRGGAMTRQGFWKIVKKYALMAGIKKGISPHSLRHSFATHLLERGADLRAVQQMLGHADISTTQIYTHVAKTRMKEIYDKIHPRAR; encoded by the coding sequence ATGAACGACGCCGAAACGCTTTTGGACGGTTACATTACCCACCTGGCGCTGGAGAGGAACCGCTCCAGGAACACGCTGGAGGCCTACAACAGGGACTTGAAGCGTTTTCTGGCCCAAATCGGTTACACAGGGCCTGATTCGCTCAATCGCATGGCTCCTCCGGACGTGGTGGCGTACATGAAAAGTTTGAGGGATTCGGGCATGTCCGCCTCCTCCACCGCAAGGAATCTTGCCGCCATAAAGGGGCTCTATAGATATATGCTCAAGCTTGGCCTGTTGTCGTCCAACCCGTCGGAGGCAATTCAGGCGCCCAGATTATGGAAAACCCTACCGGACGTATTGTCGCTTGCAGAGGTGGAAAAACTGCTGGAGGCGCCAAAGCCGGCCACTCCCGAAGGGGTGCGCGACGGGGCCATGCTGGAGACCATGTACGCCACGGGGCTTCGCGTATCGGAACTTGTGGGGCTTAAGCTTAACGACGTGAATTTTGAGATGGGCTATCTTTCCACCATCGGGAAGGGCTCAAAAGAGCGGGTGACGCCGATGGGGGAGGTGGCCCTGGAAAAGATAAAGGAGTACAGGCGCTCCGCCCGCCCCCGCCTGGCCATGCTGCATGGAAAACAGATCGAAGCGCTGTTCATCACAAGGCGCGGCGGAGCCATGACCCGGCAGGGATTCTGGAAGATAGTGAAAAAATACGCCTTGATGGCGGGAATTAAAAAAGGGATCAGCCCCCATTCGCTGCGCCACTCATTCGCCACGCATCTTTTGGAGCGAGGGGCGGACCTGCGGGCCGTCCAGCAGATGCTCGGCCACGCCGACATTTCCACCACCCAGATATACACCCACGTGGCAAAGACGCGGATGAAGGAAATCTACGACAAGATACACCCAAGGGCCAGGTGA
- a CDS encoding glycosyltransferase family 4 protein has translation MATGPIKIVNCLTWGVEAGNGIARMDSILYRFLDKSRFQMVMAVPAGINPDQMSCDPSIPYVYTGEEDRFGELVKIFSGADIVQYSGGFQPLVAEAAAAARVPALIEVMHHLDVGQIDDGIDATVCASQAVRRMQPFPERCAVIRNGIDIAAFPYRPKPADGKIVILQASNRIKPTYNLDELADGILPLDPRIELWIAGPGQTGRSTDRVKFLGLVSGMAGLYAQADMLVLLSKVEAFGLVVAEAMASGVIPVAWNKDGPAEIISGGVDGFLVPPDDRKGVTEAIRRAVGIRGTADWDKLRRAAREKIEREFSAERYAAGYGELYEKIAEKKGRRKTPGPQTAPAPPEADVADAIFHYRKGEWDMVEKSLEKLAARQSPLTKPAVAQAADRLARHAIIEGKPQAANAIYQKLFSSGFRDAEWMGIWFKVCPKDSLNLFPLDDFIDTGGAPPEVYMLSAERALDKGNASDALRTLEKGAGRYPDSAEIVDTLALLKARMEGK, from the coding sequence ATGGCAACAGGCCCGATTAAAATAGTCAACTGCCTCACATGGGGCGTGGAGGCCGGAAACGGCATCGCCCGGATGGACTCGATCCTTTACCGCTTTCTGGACAAGTCCCGTTTCCAGATGGTGATGGCCGTGCCCGCCGGGATCAATCCGGACCAGATGTCCTGCGATCCGTCCATCCCCTACGTTTACACCGGCGAAGAAGACAGGTTTGGCGAGCTTGTGAAAATATTCTCCGGGGCGGACATAGTGCAATATTCCGGGGGATTCCAGCCGCTTGTGGCGGAAGCGGCTGCGGCCGCGCGTGTCCCGGCGCTAATAGAAGTGATGCACCATCTGGACGTGGGGCAGATTGACGACGGCATAGACGCCACCGTTTGCGCGTCACAGGCCGTGCGGCGCATGCAGCCGTTCCCGGAGCGGTGCGCCGTCATCCGCAACGGGATAGACATCGCCGCGTTTCCGTACCGTCCCAAGCCCGCTGACGGGAAGATCGTCATATTGCAGGCGTCCAACCGGATCAAGCCCACGTACAACCTCGACGAACTGGCGGACGGCATACTGCCGCTCGATCCGCGCATAGAGCTTTGGATCGCAGGGCCGGGGCAGACAGGCCGTTCCACCGACCGCGTGAAATTCCTTGGGCTTGTGTCCGGCATGGCCGGGCTTTACGCCCAGGCCGACATGCTCGTGCTGCTTTCAAAAGTGGAGGCGTTCGGCCTTGTGGTGGCCGAGGCGATGGCAAGCGGCGTGATCCCCGTGGCATGGAACAAGGATGGCCCGGCGGAGATCATAAGCGGCGGGGTGGACGGATTCCTTGTTCCGCCGGACGACAGGAAGGGCGTGACGGAGGCCATCCGGCGCGCGGTGGGCATCCGTGGAACTGCGGATTGGGATAAGTTGCGCCGCGCCGCCCGGGAAAAAATCGAGAGGGAGTTTTCCGCCGAAAGGTACGCGGCCGGATACGGGGAGCTTTACGAAAAGATTGCGGAGAAAAAAGGGAGACGCAAAACACCTGGACCGCAGACCGCCCCCGCGCCCCCGGAGGCGGACGTGGCCGACGCCATCTTCCATTACCGGAAAGGGGAGTGGGACATGGTTGAAAAGTCGCTGGAAAAGCTGGCGGCGCGGCAATCACCCTTGACAAAGCCCGCCGTGGCCCAGGCCGCCGACCGCCTCGCCCGCCATGCCATTATCGAAGGGAAGCCCCAAGCAGCCAACGCTATCTACCAAAAACTATTCTCATCCGGCTTTAGGGACGCCGAATGGATGGGGATATGGTTTAAGGTCTGTCCGAAGGACAGTCTTAACTTGTTCCCGCTGGACGATTTTATAGACACAGGGGGAGCGCCGCCGGAGGTTTACATGCTCTCCGCCGAAAGGGCGCTGGACAAGGGAAACGCTTCCGATGCGTTAAGGACATTGGAAAAAGGGGCGGGCCGTTATCCGGATTCCGCGGAAATCGTGGATACTCTCGCGCTGCTCAAGGCCAGGATGGAGGGGAAATGA
- the msrB gene encoding peptide-methionine (R)-S-oxide reductase MsrB, whose translation MADSGAAKKPADKWTCEGLTPEQYRVVRGNGTEAPFKNQYWNNKEQGIYVDIVSGEPLFSSLDKFDSGTGWPSFTKPLAKPNIIEIPDKSHLMERVEVRGKQADSHLGHVFTDGPAPGGLRYCINSAALRFIPVRDLEKEGYGQYLKLFEVK comes from the coding sequence ATGGCTGACTCCGGCGCAGCCAAGAAACCGGCGGACAAGTGGACTTGCGAAGGGCTCACCCCCGAACAGTACCGCGTGGTGCGGGGAAACGGCACCGAAGCGCCGTTTAAAAACCAGTACTGGAACAACAAGGAACAGGGGATTTACGTGGACATAGTCTCCGGGGAGCCGCTTTTTTCCAGCCTGGACAAATTTGACTCCGGCACCGGTTGGCCGAGCTTCACCAAGCCGCTGGCAAAGCCGAATATAATCGAGATACCAGACAAGAGCCATTTGATGGAACGGGTGGAGGTGCGCGGCAAACAGGCGGACAGCCATCTTGGCCACGTTTTCACCGACGGCCCGGCGCCCGGCGGACTGAGGTATTGCATCAATTCGGCGGCATTGCGGTTTATCCCGGTCCGCGACCTTGAAAAGGAAGGATACGGCCAGTACCTCAAGCTTTTCGAAGTGAAGTGA
- the msrA gene encoding peptide-methionine (S)-S-oxide reductase MsrA encodes MPAAAGEKAGNKMEIATFAGGCFWCMEPPFENTPGVTSVAAGYTGGKKPNPSYEEVSSGATGHVEAVRVSYDPQKVTYEKILDVFWRNIDPTDEGGQFADSGSQYRPVIFYHTPEQKRLAEESKKRLQESGHFKKPIVVKVEPASGFYPAEDYHQDYYKKNPLRYKLYKKGSGREDFINRTWGKEIKDIPVK; translated from the coding sequence ATGCCGGCGGCGGCCGGTGAGAAGGCGGGGAATAAAATGGAAATCGCCACGTTCGCGGGGGGATGTTTCTGGTGCATGGAGCCCCCTTTTGAGAACACACCCGGCGTGACCTCCGTCGCCGCCGGATACACGGGAGGCAAAAAGCCGAACCCTTCGTACGAGGAGGTGTCGTCTGGCGCCACGGGGCATGTGGAAGCGGTGCGCGTCTCCTATGATCCCCAAAAGGTGACTTATGAGAAGATTCTGGACGTCTTCTGGAGGAACATTGACCCCACGGACGAGGGGGGCCAGTTCGCCGACAGCGGGTCCCAATACCGGCCGGTGATTTTCTATCACACCCCGGAGCAGAAGCGCCTGGCCGAGGAGTCTAAAAAACGGCTGCAGGAGTCCGGCCATTTCAAAAAGCCGATTGTGGTGAAGGTCGAACCTGCCTCGGGATTCTATCCGGCGGAGGATTATCATCAGGATTATTACAAAAAGAACCCCCTGCGCTACAAACTGTACAAAAAAGGCTCAGGCAGGGAAGATTTCATAAACAGGACTTGGGGGAAAGAGATAAAAGACATTCCGGTAAAGTGA
- a CDS encoding response regulator transcription factor, with amino-acid sequence MRIVIVEDEPAAARQLEKMLRRVDGLNIQSLDRAASIGQARERLSKGLDILFLDLNIMGESGLALLKEFLSEPFETIITTAYPEHALEAFELGARDYLVKPFSQERLALAVSRVPEPSPDKSPAIATILVKERGGITPVPVEGVLMIRSAGDYSELVMRAGGVKLCSRRMDFLEKRLPADFMRVHRSAIVRLSTVKSVHIEPGGRYSAVVEGCAQPVPVGRKYFKELKARLGLEE; translated from the coding sequence ATGAGGATAGTGATCGTGGAAGACGAGCCGGCGGCGGCGCGCCAGCTTGAGAAGATGCTCCGGCGCGTGGATGGTTTGAACATCCAGTCGCTGGACAGAGCGGCGTCCATCGGGCAAGCGCGGGAACGGCTTTCAAAAGGGCTGGACATCCTGTTCCTCGACCTTAATATCATGGGGGAATCGGGACTTGCGCTTTTAAAGGAATTTTTGTCCGAACCTTTCGAGACCATCATCACCACCGCCTATCCGGAACACGCCCTGGAGGCTTTCGAGCTTGGGGCGAGGGACTATCTTGTGAAGCCGTTTTCCCAGGAGCGGCTGGCGCTGGCGGTGTCCCGCGTACCGGAGCCATCGCCGGACAAAAGCCCCGCCATCGCAACGATACTCGTTAAAGAGCGCGGGGGGATCACGCCTGTGCCGGTGGAGGGGGTGCTGATGATAAGGAGCGCGGGGGATTACAGCGAGCTTGTCATGCGCGCGGGAGGCGTAAAACTATGCTCCAGGCGGATGGACTTCCTTGAAAAGCGGCTCCCGGCGGATTTTATGCGGGTCCACAGAAGCGCCATTGTCCGGCTGTCCACGGTGAAAAGCGTCCATATCGAGCCGGGCGGCAGGTATTCTGCCGTGGTGGAAGGATGCGCGCAGCCGGTTCCGGTGGGGAGGAAATATTTCAAGGAGCTTAAGGCCAGGCTGGGACTGGAAGAATAA